From a region of the Phycisphaerae bacterium genome:
- the queA gene encoding tRNA preQ1(34) S-adenosylmethionine ribosyltransferase-isomerase QueA produces the protein MDHAPPRSPSGDSTSAETFRIDDLDYVLPDELIAQHPPARREDARLLVVNRNTGDLLDRSILDLPALLSPGDLLVLNDSRVLPARFLTKRQTGGRLPGLFVEEEAPGRWRVMLQGGGRLREAEVLQFVSAVTPSPSMRLLARLGEGHWRVELDVTDPPEITLARVGGTPLPPYIRRSTEPDEQDAMDRSRYQTVYARHPGSIAAPTAGLHFTEALLSELNNRAIDSVCVTLHVGVGTFKPLTTSRIEQHQMHSERYEISADVLRAIQACRTRGGRVVAVGTTSARVLETVADSMEQALKSDDVIDLHGSTALFIHPPYRFKAVDVLLTNFHLPRSTLLALVMTLAGVELTRRAYRHAIQNAYRFFSYGDAMLIL, from the coding sequence ATGGACCACGCGCCTCCGCGATCACCCTCAGGCGATTCAACCTCCGCGGAGACGTTTCGCATCGACGATCTCGACTACGTCCTGCCCGACGAACTCATCGCCCAGCATCCGCCCGCCCGTCGCGAGGACGCCCGCCTCCTCGTTGTTAACCGCAATACCGGCGATCTGCTCGACCGGTCCATCCTCGATCTGCCCGCACTGCTTTCCCCTGGCGACCTCCTGGTTCTGAACGACAGCCGGGTTCTGCCGGCCCGATTCCTGACCAAACGGCAAACCGGCGGGCGGCTGCCGGGATTATTCGTCGAAGAGGAAGCCCCCGGCCGATGGCGGGTCATGCTCCAGGGCGGCGGCCGGCTGCGCGAAGCCGAAGTTCTTCAATTCGTCTCCGCGGTGACTCCCTCGCCATCCATGCGCCTGCTCGCCCGCCTTGGCGAGGGACACTGGCGCGTCGAGCTCGACGTCACCGATCCGCCGGAAATTACCCTCGCCCGCGTCGGTGGTACGCCCCTACCCCCCTACATCCGCCGTTCAACCGAGCCGGACGAGCAGGACGCAATGGACCGCTCGCGCTACCAGACCGTCTACGCCCGCCATCCCGGTTCCATCGCCGCACCCACCGCCGGGCTGCACTTCACCGAGGCGCTTCTCTCCGAGCTGAACAACCGCGCCATCGATTCCGTGTGCGTGACCCTTCACGTCGGTGTCGGGACCTTCAAACCACTAACGACCTCGCGGATCGAACAGCACCAGATGCACAGCGAACGCTACGAGATTTCCGCCGACGTGCTGCGGGCGATTCAAGCATGCAGGACACGTGGCGGTCGCGTCGTGGCTGTGGGGACCACGAGTGCACGCGTGCTGGAAACCGTGGCAGATTCCATGGAACAGGCTTTGAAATCCGACGATGTGATCGACCTTCACGGCTCGACCGCGCTGTTCATTCATCCGCCCTACCGCTTCAAAGCCGTGGACGTGCTCCTGACGAACTTCCACCTGCCGCGCAGCACACTCCTGGCCCTCGTGATGACCCTGGCCGGCGTGGAGCTCACCAGGCGAGCCTATCGCCACGCAATCCAAAACGCGTATCGTTTCTTCAGCTACGGCGATGCCATGCTGATCCTGTGA
- the trxA gene encoding thioredoxin — MAGGNTLQFTDQNFETDVLQSEAPVLVDFWAEWCGPCKALGPVIDELANDYEGKVKVGKVNTDENSGLSLRYSVSAIPTVILFHKGEIVDRFVGLRSKKDFKTLLDRVVSV; from the coding sequence ATGGCTGGCGGAAACACGCTTCAATTCACCGATCAGAATTTCGAAACCGACGTACTGCAGAGTGAGGCGCCCGTGTTGGTGGATTTCTGGGCGGAGTGGTGCGGGCCCTGCAAAGCGCTGGGTCCGGTCATTGACGAGCTTGCCAACGACTACGAAGGCAAAGTGAAGGTCGGCAAAGTGAACACGGATGAGAACTCGGGGCTGTCGCTGCGCTACTCGGTCAGCGCGATTCCGACGGTGATTCTCTTCCATAAAGGCGAAATCGTGGATCGGTTCGTCGGCCTGAGGAGCAAGAAGGATTTCAAGACCCTGCTGGACCGGGTCGTGTCCGTCTAG
- the cls gene encoding cardiolipin synthase: MSEELRYWIFTIAWLTLGLWAAGHAVVFKRDSRSALIWVLLSFTFPIVGPWFYWVVGINRVERKALKHLGRRDRPFFFENTAKYDRDEDVYFDSVAHLDGLRLASDRITRLPLVPGNRIEPLFDGEQAYPAMLEAIASAEQTITLTSYIFDWDEVGHEFADALDQAAHRGVRVHVLIDGIGALGVFSRMGRRLKKSGAEVAAFYPLRFPLGRLRLNLRNHRKILVVDGRTGFTGGMNISKRHLAHRSDPRRVHDLHFRLTGPIVAELQHAFIEDWATATGTTLEGDGYFNALPNAGPALCRGISSGPDEDFQIIHLLLESALAAARSSVRITTPYFVPTSSLVSSLVTAALRGVDISLLLPSHMDRIFMRWAADAYLWQLLEHGIRVYLRPPPFVHTKLMVVDERWVLLGSANLDRRSFRLNFEFNVEAYDVELARQMAAWLDEDAAKCHQVTLEEMDTRPMWKRLRDGTAKLLSPQL, encoded by the coding sequence ATGTCCGAGGAATTGCGCTACTGGATCTTCACCATCGCCTGGCTGACGCTCGGCCTCTGGGCGGCAGGCCACGCCGTCGTCTTCAAGCGCGACTCCCGCAGCGCCCTCATCTGGGTGCTGCTGAGCTTCACCTTTCCCATCGTCGGTCCCTGGTTCTACTGGGTCGTGGGCATCAATCGTGTCGAGCGCAAAGCCCTCAAGCATCTCGGCCGTCGTGACCGTCCCTTCTTTTTTGAGAATACCGCCAAATACGATCGCGACGAGGACGTCTATTTCGACAGCGTCGCCCATCTCGACGGCCTTCGCCTTGCCTCCGATCGCATCACCCGCCTTCCCCTCGTACCCGGCAACCGCATCGAACCCCTCTTCGACGGCGAACAGGCCTACCCCGCCATGCTCGAGGCCATCGCCTCCGCCGAGCAGACCATCACCCTCACCAGCTACATCTTCGATTGGGACGAGGTCGGGCACGAATTCGCCGACGCCCTCGACCAAGCCGCTCATCGCGGCGTCCGCGTTCACGTGCTCATCGACGGCATCGGCGCACTCGGCGTCTTCTCCCGCATGGGACGCCGCCTGAAAAAATCCGGCGCCGAGGTCGCCGCCTTCTACCCCCTCCGCTTCCCCCTCGGACGCCTCCGACTGAACCTCCGCAACCACCGCAAGATTCTCGTCGTCGACGGCCGCACCGGCTTCACCGGCGGCATGAACATCTCCAAGCGCCACCTCGCCCACCGCAGCGATCCCCGCCGCGTCCACGACCTCCACTTCCGCCTCACCGGACCCATCGTCGCCGAGCTGCAACACGCCTTCATCGAGGACTGGGCCACCGCCACCGGCACAACGCTCGAAGGCGACGGCTACTTCAACGCCCTCCCCAACGCCGGCCCCGCCCTCTGCCGCGGCATCTCCAGCGGTCCCGACGAGGACTTCCAGATCATCCACCTCCTCCTCGAATCCGCCCTCGCCGCAGCCCGCTCCAGCGTGCGTATCACCACCCCCTACTTCGTCCCCACCTCCTCCCTCGTCTCCTCCCTCGTCACCGCCGCCCTCCGCGGCGTCGACATCTCCCTCCTGCTCCCCTCCCACATGGACCGCATCTTCATGCGCTGGGCCGCCGACGCCTATCTCTGGCAGCTCCTCGAACACGGCATCCGCGTCTACCTCCGCCCCCCGCCCTTCGTCCACACCAAGCTCATGGTCGTCGATGAACGCTGGGTCCTGCTCGGCTCGGCCAACCTCGACCGCCGCAGCTTCCGACTCAACTTCGAATTCAACGTGGAAGCCTATGACGTGGAATTAGCCCGCCAGATGGCCGCCTGGCTCGACGAGGACGCCGCGAAATGCCACCAGGTAACCCTCGAGGAAATGGACACCCGCCCCATGTGGAAGCGCCTTCGCGACGGGACTGCCAAGCTCCTGTCACCCCAGCTCTAG
- a CDS encoding cache domain-containing protein yields MSLQNMTIGKRIGLGFTVVLVLLAALAAFSYFGVDHLLHDAKGVTKGNHLDAVLAQREIDHLLWTAKLSDFITNAESSELHLETDDHQCGLGKWLYGEGRKEALASFPTLAPILNGMEEPHRQLHESAVEIERTYRLRHPGLAQILADRMDDHIQWVAGLTHALITEAQVNGYTKRREDAVDQAMSIIEAIAEDESIGSEEVRKERALATLKAMRYGTDGADYVWVNDMHPRMIMHPIDSALDGQDLTGITDTQGTPLFMNMVRKVEKDHEGFVVYYWPHPATNEPTEKVSYVRAYAPWGWIVGSGIFVEDADDETVARMRQFADNAEFKLGLQMDPARCEFGKFLSDPATARLMQSFPEFKTAMEAIREPHERLHRAAVDIERLMNEHQLVKAIRVYEDIVKPALDDVKSQIHDTIEAEDQLVRAVEETGEIFTHKSTPALSSIRDLLKKAREEIHANTETDEALVASAESTGRYIMMTGVAAVVIGIFLALFIARGLIRTLTRTVTALREGADQVNDAAGQVAGASQQLAEGASEQASSLEETSSALEEMAAMTRTNAASAREANELSAQARNAADEGDRTMGKLNSAMTSIDESSSQISKIIKVIEEIAFQTNLLALNAAVEAARAGEHGKGFAVVADEVRNLAQRAAQAARETTSLIEDSVGRVREGTQVANEVTRSLGAITGDVAKVSELINGIATASDEQSRGVDQINTAVSQMDKVTQQNASGAEESASAAEELAAQAEAVRSMVNELATLVGGNALQKQAPNTGSPHSQKDKNLVRRRALGRSKPSSTGTRERGNAPAPVTAQASKQAGSANDNFLDMSDGNIQDF; encoded by the coding sequence ATGTCCCTTCAGAACATGACGATAGGCAAACGGATCGGCCTGGGCTTCACGGTAGTACTCGTGCTCTTGGCAGCACTGGCGGCCTTCTCCTACTTCGGCGTTGACCATCTGCTCCACGATGCGAAGGGCGTCACGAAGGGCAACCATCTCGATGCCGTACTTGCCCAGCGGGAAATCGATCACCTGCTCTGGACGGCCAAACTTTCCGACTTCATTACAAACGCCGAGAGCTCTGAGCTTCATCTCGAAACCGACGACCATCAATGCGGCTTGGGAAAGTGGCTCTACGGTGAGGGCCGAAAGGAAGCGCTCGCGTCGTTTCCGACGCTCGCACCCATTCTGAACGGCATGGAGGAGCCTCACCGCCAACTGCACGAGTCCGCCGTTGAAATCGAACGAACGTATCGACTGCGGCATCCGGGCCTCGCCCAGATACTGGCGGATCGAATGGACGACCACATCCAGTGGGTGGCCGGCCTGACCCATGCCTTGATCACCGAAGCCCAAGTGAATGGCTACACCAAGCGGCGGGAGGACGCGGTGGACCAGGCGATGTCCATTATCGAGGCCATCGCCGAGGACGAGTCCATCGGCAGCGAGGAGGTCCGCAAGGAGAGGGCGCTTGCGACCTTGAAAGCCATGCGCTACGGCACAGACGGCGCCGATTACGTCTGGGTGAACGACATGCACCCGCGCATGATCATGCATCCCATCGATTCGGCACTCGACGGCCAGGACCTCACCGGAATCACGGACACGCAGGGCACTCCCTTGTTCATGAACATGGTCCGAAAGGTGGAAAAGGATCACGAGGGCTTCGTCGTCTACTACTGGCCTCATCCGGCCACCAACGAGCCCACAGAGAAAGTCTCTTACGTACGCGCCTATGCACCGTGGGGATGGATCGTGGGCAGCGGCATCTTCGTGGAGGACGCCGACGACGAGACCGTGGCCCGCATGAGGCAATTCGCCGACAACGCAGAATTCAAACTCGGGTTACAGATGGACCCGGCAAGGTGCGAGTTCGGCAAGTTTCTCAGTGACCCCGCCACTGCAAGACTGATGCAGTCGTTTCCGGAGTTCAAGACGGCCATGGAGGCCATCCGCGAACCGCACGAGCGCCTGCATCGCGCGGCCGTGGATATAGAAAGATTGATGAACGAGCATCAGTTGGTCAAGGCCATTCGCGTCTACGAAGACATCGTCAAACCGGCGTTGGACGATGTCAAATCGCAGATTCACGACACCATAGAAGCGGAGGACCAGCTCGTCCGGGCCGTGGAGGAAACAGGCGAAATCTTCACCCACAAGTCCACTCCAGCCTTGTCGAGCATCCGCGACTTGCTGAAGAAGGCCCGCGAAGAAATTCACGCCAACACGGAGACCGACGAGGCACTGGTCGCTTCCGCGGAGTCCACCGGGCGCTACATCATGATGACCGGCGTCGCCGCCGTCGTCATCGGCATCTTCCTCGCCCTCTTCATCGCCCGCGGGTTGATCCGCACCCTGACGCGCACCGTCACCGCGCTTCGCGAAGGCGCCGACCAGGTCAACGACGCCGCCGGACAGGTGGCCGGCGCCAGCCAGCAGCTTGCCGAGGGCGCCAGCGAGCAGGCCTCCTCCCTCGAGGAAACCAGCAGCGCCCTCGAGGAGATGGCGGCCATGACCCGCACCAACGCCGCCAGCGCCCGCGAGGCCAACGAGCTCTCTGCCCAGGCCCGTAATGCCGCCGACGAGGGCGACCGGACCATGGGCAAGCTCAACTCCGCCATGACCTCCATCGATGAATCCTCGAGCCAGATCAGCAAGATCATCAAGGTCATCGAGGAAATCGCCTTCCAGACCAACCTCCTCGCCCTCAACGCCGCCGTCGAGGCCGCCCGCGCCGGCGAACACGGCAAGGGCTTCGCCGTCGTCGCCGACGAGGTCCGAAACCTCGCCCAGCGCGCCGCCCAGGCCGCGCGCGAAACGACCAGCCTCATCGAGGACTCCGTCGGCCGCGTCCGCGAAGGCACCCAGGTCGCCAATGAGGTGACCAGATCCCTCGGCGCCATCACCGGCGACGTGGCCAAGGTCTCCGAGCTCATCAACGGCATCGCCACGGCCAGCGACGAGCAGAGCCGCGGCGTGGACCAGATCAACACCGCCGTCTCCCAGATGGACAAGGTCACCCAGCAGAACGCCTCGGGCGCCGAGGAATCCGCCTCCGCGGCGGAGGAACTGGCCGCCCAGGCCGAAGCCGTGCGCTCCATGGTCAACGAACTCGCGACGCTGGTCGGGGGCAACGCCCTGCAGAAGCAGGCCCCGAACACCGGGTCACCGCATTCCCAAAAAGACAAGAACCTCGTCCGCCGCCGTGCGCTCGGCCGGAGCAAGCCGTCGTCAACGGGCACAAGAGAGCGCGGGAACGCGCCGGCACCCGTAACCGCCCAGGCTTCGAAGCAAGCCGGAAGCGCAAACGATAACTTTCTGGACATGAGCGACGGCAACATCCAGGATTTCTGA
- a CDS encoding twin-arginine translocase TatA/TatE family subunit, whose product MPGGSEWIIIGIVALLLFGRRLPEVARSVGKSIVEFKRGIRDVQDDIDTESKRPDSSSSRSRGVEQLPDDRRSDRPRDEHEHSHAAATPTDRSDRD is encoded by the coding sequence ATGCCCGGAGGCTCGGAGTGGATCATCATCGGCATCGTGGCGCTGCTGCTCTTCGGCCGCCGCCTCCCTGAAGTGGCCCGCTCCGTCGGCAAGAGCATCGTGGAATTCAAGCGCGGCATCCGCGACGTCCAGGACGACATCGACACGGAGTCCAAGCGTCCCGATTCGTCATCCTCCCGATCCCGTGGCGTCGAGCAACTGCCGGATGATCGGCGCAGCGACCGCCCCCGGGACGAACACGAGCACAGCCACGCCGCGGCTACCCCCACGGACCGCTCCGATCGCGATTAG
- the rplU gene encoding 50S ribosomal protein L21, whose amino-acid sequence MYAIVSDGAHQYKVHEGLMFEVQRKDLPEGTKSIEFDRVLMVGDVDGGAKIGTPTVPGAKVTASVVGEIKGDKVIIQKFRRRKGYSVKTGHRQRYLQVKVDKIVL is encoded by the coding sequence GTGTACGCGATCGTGAGCGACGGTGCCCATCAGTACAAGGTCCACGAGGGCTTGATGTTCGAGGTTCAGCGGAAGGACCTTCCCGAGGGCACGAAGAGCATCGAGTTCGATCGCGTGCTCATGGTCGGGGACGTGGACGGCGGTGCCAAGATTGGGACGCCAACGGTTCCCGGTGCCAAGGTTACGGCGTCGGTTGTCGGCGAGATCAAGGGCGACAAGGTCATCATCCAGAAGTTCCGCCGCCGCAAGGGCTATTCGGTCAAGACCGGCCACCGCCAGCGTTACCTCCAGGTCAAGGTCGACAAGATCGTTTTGTAA
- the metG gene encoding methionine--tRNA ligase has protein sequence MAQRRFLVTAALPYSNGRLHVGHIAGAYLPADTYVRYLRATGADVRFICGSDDNGVAALKTAREEGRPVEELTADYNRRQLADFTGLGIEFDIYGGTHQPDYVRTHEQISQDFFLKIHAKGLFTKRSVKQLYDEEARQFLPDRFVRGECPHCGSDKAFGDQCEGCGRSLDQISLINPVSVMSGTKPELRETIHWYLQLDRLQHRLSEWLSGKRDSAGGVPWRPTVLNQSLGRIEAEGLPERAMTRDLEWGVPVPLDDPDAKGKSLYVWFDAPIGYVSFTAALCERQGEGAEAADRWWKDPDCKVVHFIGEDNIVFHAITWPAMLLATHDSDSLQGERGEYQLPYNVVSNSFLNIKFPGRDEEKISKSRGTAVWIEDYLREFDPDPLRYYLTAVAPETARTAFDFEDFLARNNGELLNALGNFFNRTITFAHKYFEGKVPDAGQRSSEDVAQWERCGAAVERTGQELESFHFKAALGEVMSLARAGNAYFDLTKPFQSRKTDMAACGRAINICLQTARTLTTLMAPFLPATAEKCNGMLRIPGDYRRWVSATDEIPGGHALGEAQILVRKLEPEEIGAE, from the coding sequence ATGGCGCAACGTCGATTTCTGGTCACGGCCGCGCTTCCCTATTCCAACGGGCGGCTGCACGTAGGGCACATCGCCGGTGCCTATCTTCCGGCGGATACCTACGTCCGATATCTCCGCGCCACGGGTGCGGACGTTCGGTTCATCTGCGGCTCGGACGACAACGGCGTGGCAGCACTGAAAACGGCGCGCGAGGAAGGTCGGCCGGTGGAGGAGCTCACGGCGGACTACAATCGGCGCCAGCTTGCGGACTTCACGGGGCTGGGCATCGAGTTCGACATCTATGGAGGAACGCACCAGCCGGACTACGTTCGCACGCACGAGCAGATCAGCCAGGATTTCTTCCTGAAGATCCACGCCAAGGGGCTGTTTACCAAGCGGTCGGTCAAGCAGTTGTACGATGAGGAGGCGCGGCAATTTCTGCCGGACCGCTTCGTGCGCGGCGAGTGTCCGCACTGCGGGTCGGACAAGGCGTTCGGTGACCAGTGCGAGGGGTGCGGGCGATCGCTGGACCAGATCAGTCTTATCAACCCCGTCAGCGTGATGTCGGGAACGAAGCCGGAGCTGCGCGAGACGATTCACTGGTACCTGCAACTCGACCGCTTGCAGCATCGGTTGTCGGAGTGGCTCTCCGGAAAGCGCGATAGCGCGGGCGGCGTCCCGTGGCGGCCGACGGTGCTGAACCAGTCGCTGGGGCGGATCGAGGCGGAGGGTCTGCCTGAGCGGGCGATGACCCGCGATCTGGAATGGGGCGTACCGGTCCCGCTGGACGACCCCGACGCCAAAGGGAAGTCGTTATACGTCTGGTTTGACGCGCCGATCGGCTATGTCTCATTCACGGCTGCGCTGTGTGAGCGACAGGGCGAGGGGGCGGAGGCGGCCGATCGCTGGTGGAAGGACCCGGACTGCAAGGTGGTTCATTTCATCGGCGAGGACAATATCGTCTTTCACGCCATTACCTGGCCGGCGATGCTGCTGGCGACGCACGATTCGGACAGTCTCCAGGGCGAGCGGGGGGAGTATCAGCTTCCGTACAACGTGGTGTCCAACTCGTTTCTGAACATCAAGTTTCCGGGGCGGGACGAGGAGAAGATCAGCAAGAGCCGAGGGACGGCGGTGTGGATCGAGGACTACCTGCGGGAGTTTGATCCCGACCCGCTGCGCTACTACCTGACGGCCGTGGCTCCCGAGACGGCGCGGACGGCGTTTGACTTTGAGGATTTTCTGGCCCGCAACAACGGGGAGCTGCTCAACGCGCTGGGTAATTTTTTCAATCGCACGATCACCTTCGCCCACAAGTATTTCGAGGGGAAAGTGCCAGACGCGGGGCAGCGGTCAAGCGAGGACGTGGCGCAGTGGGAACGTTGCGGCGCCGCGGTGGAGCGCACGGGGCAGGAGCTGGAGTCGTTCCACTTCAAGGCGGCGCTGGGTGAGGTGATGTCGCTGGCTCGCGCGGGGAACGCATATTTCGACCTGACCAAGCCGTTTCAGTCGCGCAAGACGGACATGGCGGCCTGCGGGCGGGCGATCAACATCTGCCTGCAAACGGCGCGAACGCTGACGACGCTCATGGCGCCGTTCCTTCCGGCGACGGCCGAGAAGTGCAACGGGATGCTGCGGATTCCGGGCGACTATCGTCGGTGGGTCTCGGCGACCGATGAAATTCCGGGCGGCCATGCCCTGGGCGAGGCGCAGATCCTGGTCCGCAAGCTCGAGCCCGAGGAAATCGGGGCCGAGTGA
- a CDS encoding sulfite exporter TauE/SafE family protein — MFWTLTIEMLIGLLTGTVGGMLGVGGSIVAIPALTFVLGPDQHRYQAAAMILNFFVVVPAVYQHRRARALDGWSVLRIVPSALVAVVVGVFLSELPIFAGDREVYLRALFGIFLIAVSAYELSRLFAHDRADISTRSPDESRPRIRWGEAAIVAVPTGLIAGLLGVGGGIIAVPLQRRLLSIPLRRAIANSAALIIATSAVGATLKNLAYATDHSDWTSPLQLAAVLIPTAILGSLFGARLTHRLPLRFVKVAFFILLAAAALRMVAGVVWSGISTTG; from the coding sequence TTGTTCTGGACCTTGACCATCGAAATGCTCATCGGCCTCCTGACCGGAACGGTCGGAGGCATGCTCGGCGTGGGCGGCAGCATCGTGGCCATTCCGGCGCTGACCTTCGTGCTCGGCCCCGACCAGCACCGCTACCAGGCCGCCGCGATGATTCTCAACTTCTTCGTTGTCGTTCCCGCCGTCTACCAGCATCGACGAGCAAGAGCGCTCGACGGATGGTCCGTGCTGCGGATCGTCCCCTCCGCCCTCGTGGCCGTGGTCGTCGGCGTGTTCCTCAGCGAACTCCCCATCTTCGCAGGCGATCGTGAGGTATACCTGCGGGCCCTGTTCGGCATCTTCCTCATCGCCGTTTCCGCATACGAACTCTCGCGCCTCTTCGCCCACGATCGAGCGGACATTTCGACGCGGTCACCCGATGAAAGCCGCCCGCGAATCCGCTGGGGCGAAGCGGCCATCGTCGCCGTACCCACCGGTCTGATCGCCGGCCTCCTCGGCGTCGGCGGCGGAATCATCGCCGTCCCCCTCCAGCGCCGCCTCTTGAGCATCCCGCTGCGCCGCGCCATCGCCAACTCCGCGGCCCTCATCATCGCCACCAGCGCCGTCGGCGCCACGCTCAAGAACCTCGCCTATGCCACCGATCACTCCGACTGGACTTCTCCATTGCAGCTTGCCGCCGTCCTGATTCCCACCGCCATCCTCGGCAGTCTCTTCGGGGCCCGACTCACCCACCGATTGCCGCTCAGGTTCGTCAAGGTCGCTTTCTTCATCCTTCTGGCGGCCGCGGCGCTGCGCATGGTCGCCGGTGTCGTCTGGTCAGGCATCTCGACCACCGGCTGA
- a CDS encoding carbamoyltransferase, with product MNILGISCYYHDSAAALVQDGKLIAAGEEEKFNRKKHYQGFPVQAIAYCLKAGGIGIDEVDHIGFYEKPLVKFNRILECILATWPRSYAAWLKALPLWLGHRLHIGREIQKLLKTDKDILYCEHHLSHAASAFLVSPFEESAILTADGVGEWTTTAWGLGRGAQMEMMRELRFPHSVGLLFSAITAYLGFRVNDAEWKVMGLAPYGKPRYVDQFREIVDVKEDGSIRLNLKYFAHTYSTTRTISAAWEGLFGRPARDPETELDDFHRDVAHSGQKIIEEIMVRMGRHIHRETGMANICIAGGVGLNCVANWRILNECGFKRIFVQPAAGDSGGALGTAFYIHNTVLNRPRTFCMEHAFWGPSYSDREIKAALDRHDADYDQVQDEEELLSRTARLIADGKVVAWFQGRLEFGPRALGARSLLADARDSKMKDVINAKVKFREAFRPFAPAVLKEFAHEYFDMPEGMDAPYMLLVPPVRADKRGVIPAVTHEDGTGRVQTVTENEHGLYYRLIRKYYELTSVPVVINTSFNVRGEPIVCTPDDAWRTFVNTGIDALVIGAFIVTRKPGRVDYDAGMRRSVELETGSLLDGVTR from the coding sequence GTGAATATTCTGGGAATATCCTGCTACTACCACGACTCCGCGGCGGCGCTGGTTCAGGACGGCAAGCTGATCGCGGCGGGCGAGGAAGAGAAGTTCAACCGCAAGAAGCACTACCAGGGTTTCCCGGTTCAGGCCATCGCGTATTGTCTAAAGGCGGGGGGCATCGGCATCGACGAGGTCGATCACATCGGGTTCTACGAGAAGCCGCTGGTCAAGTTCAACCGCATCCTGGAGTGCATCCTGGCGACGTGGCCGCGCAGCTACGCCGCGTGGCTCAAGGCCCTTCCGCTCTGGCTCGGTCATCGCCTGCACATCGGTCGCGAGATTCAGAAGCTGCTCAAGACCGACAAGGACATCCTGTATTGCGAGCATCACCTTTCGCACGCCGCGAGCGCCTTTCTGGTTTCGCCGTTCGAGGAGTCGGCCATTCTGACCGCGGACGGCGTGGGGGAGTGGACCACGACGGCGTGGGGTTTGGGTCGCGGCGCGCAGATGGAGATGATGAGGGAGCTGCGTTTTCCCCATTCGGTGGGACTGCTGTTCAGCGCCATCACGGCCTATCTCGGGTTCCGCGTGAACGACGCCGAATGGAAGGTCATGGGACTGGCCCCGTACGGCAAGCCGAGGTACGTCGACCAGTTCCGCGAGATCGTGGACGTCAAGGAGGACGGCAGCATCCGCCTGAACCTGAAGTACTTCGCCCACACCTACTCGACGACGCGGACGATCAGTGCCGCCTGGGAAGGGCTGTTCGGGCGGCCTGCGCGCGATCCGGAAACCGAGCTCGACGACTTTCACCGCGATGTCGCCCACAGCGGGCAGAAGATCATCGAAGAGATCATGGTCCGCATGGGGAGGCATATTCACCGCGAAACGGGGATGGCGAACATCTGCATCGCGGGCGGCGTGGGGCTCAACTGCGTGGCCAACTGGCGAATACTGAATGAATGCGGGTTCAAGCGAATTTTCGTCCAGCCCGCGGCAGGCGACTCCGGCGGGGCGTTGGGCACCGCTTTCTACATTCACAACACCGTGTTGAATCGGCCGCGGACGTTCTGCATGGAGCACGCCTTCTGGGGTCCGTCGTACTCCGATCGGGAAATCAAGGCGGCGCTGGATCGTCATGACGCGGACTACGATCAGGTTCAAGATGAAGAGGAGTTGTTGTCGCGGACGGCGAGGCTGATTGCCGATGGGAAGGTCGTTGCGTGGTTTCAGGGCCGGTTGGAGTTCGGTCCGAGAGCGCTGGGCGCGCGATCGCTCCTGGCCGATGCGCGCGACAGCAAGATGAAGGATGTTATCAACGCCAAGGTGAAATTCCGCGAGGCATTTCGACCGTTCGCCCCGGCCGTGCTCAAGGAGTTCGCCCACGAATACTTCGATATGCCCGAGGGTATGGACGCGCCGTACATGCTGCTGGTTCCGCCGGTGCGGGCGGACAAGCGGGGGGTGATTCCGGCGGTGACGCACGAGGATGGAACCGGCCGGGTGCAGACGGTGACCGAAAACGAGCACGGATTGTATTACCGGCTGATTCGGAAATATTACGAGTTGACCAGTGTGCCCGTGGTGATCAACACGAGCTTCAACGTGCGCGGCGAGCCGATTGTCTGTACGCCGGATGATGCGTGGCGGACGTTCGTGAACACGGGGATTGACGCGCTGGTAATAGGGGCTTTCATCGTTACGCGGAAGCCGGGCCGGGTGGATTACGATGCGGGTATGCGTCGGAGCGTGGAGCTTGAAACGGGGTCGTTGCTCGATGGTGTTACGCGGTAG